From Fusobacterium varium:
TTTTTTAAATATTATTAAGCTGAAAAATACTCTAGGAAAAAAAATTTCATTTTTTAATTTTTTGAAAACTAATATTTTAAATAGGAATTATGAGGCATTTAAAGAAAAATTTACTTTTAAATTTAAATAAAATATGCTATAAAATAGGTTAATGATATTTATATGATTAAAATATTCAAGGAGGAAATTATGATTAAGTTGATAGGAGTATTGATAATACTTTTAGGATTTGTATTAAAATTTGATACTATAGCTGTTGTACTTATAGCAGGAGTGGCAACAGGTTTAGTTGCAGATATGGGATTTATTGAAATTCTTGAAGTGCTTGGAAAAGCCTTTGTGAGCACAAGATATATGACTCTTCTTCTTTTAACACTGGCAGTAGTGGGGATTTTGGAAAGAAATGGACTTAGAGAAAGAGCAGCAAAATGTATTTCTGAATTAAAGGGTGCTACATGTGGAAAGGTTTTAAGTATTTATGTTATTGTAAGAACAATTGCAGCAGCATTTTCACTTAGATTGAGTGGTCATGTGCAATTCATCAGACCTCTTGTTTATCCAATGGTAAAAGGAGCAGCAGAAAAAGAAGGAACAGTAGATGCTAAAACTGATGAAAAATTAAAAGCTCTTGCTACAAGTATGGAAAACTATGGAAACTTCTATGGACAGAACGTATTTATAGCTTCATCAGGAGTATTATTAATAGTTGGAACTCTAAAAGAATTAGGAATAACAAATGTTGAACCTTATGCTGTAGCAAAATGCAGTATTCCAGTTGCAGTGATTTCAATAGCTGTTTCTATTATAAGAAACTATATGTTTGATAAGAGTTTGAGAAATACTAAGAGATAATGGGGGAGAGCTAAATGAAAGAAACTATAAATTTAATTTTAGAAATAATGTATGTTATCTGCGGAGTAATCTCTATACTATGTGGAATATATGCTTTGAGAGATCAAAAAAATGATAAAAGAATTGGAAGTGCAGCATTCTGGATAATCTTTGGACTTGTATTTATATTAGGACCATATATAAATCCGGTTATAGTTGGAGCTTCTCTTCTTGTAATGGGATTGATTACAGCTACTAAAAATATAAAAATAGGATCACTGGCAAACAGCAGTGAAGAATTTAGAGAAAAACAAGCAGCAAAATTAGGAAATCTTATATTTTTTCCTGCCTTATCAATAGGAATAGTAGCTTTTGCAATAGCTCAGTTCACTCCATTAGGAGGTCTTGTAGGACTTGGAGGAGGGGCATTGGCTGCCCTTGCTATATCACTAATAGTAACTAAAGAATCACCTGCTATGATACCTCATGAGTCTTCAAGAATATTACAGCAAATGGGAGCAACAGTTATTTTACCACAGCTTCTTGGAGCATTGGGATCTGTATTTGCTAAAGCTGGAGTAGGAGAAGTTATTGCTTCATTGATGGGAGGAGTTATTCCAGATGGAAACAGATTATTTGGAGTAATAGGATATTGTGTAGCTATGGCAGTATTTACAATGATAATGGGAAATGCCTTTGCAGCTTTTGCAGTTATTACAGCAGGAATAGGA
This genomic window contains:
- a CDS encoding membrane protein; translated protein: MIKLIGVLIILLGFVLKFDTIAVVLIAGVATGLVADMGFIEILEVLGKAFVSTRYMTLLLLTLAVVGILERNGLRERAAKCISELKGATCGKVLSIYVIVRTIAAAFSLRLSGHVQFIRPLVYPMVKGAAEKEGTVDAKTDEKLKALATSMENYGNFYGQNVFIASSGVLLIVGTLKELGITNVEPYAVAKCSIPVAVISIAVSIIRNYMFDKSLRNTKR
- a CDS encoding membrane protein; its protein translation is MKETINLILEIMYVICGVISILCGIYALRDQKNDKRIGSAAFWIIFGLVFILGPYINPVIVGASLLVMGLITATKNIKIGSLANSSEEFREKQAAKLGNLIFFPALSIGIVAFAIAQFTPLGGLVGLGGGALAALAISLIVTKESPAMIPHESSRILQQMGATVILPQLLGALGSVFAKAGVGEVIASLMGGVIPDGNRLFGVIGYCVAMAVFTMIMGNAFAAFAVITAGIGVPFVINLGANPALVGALGLTAGYCGTLMTPMAANFNIVPASILEMENKNSVIFVQAPIAIVMLIIHIIIMYLFAF